A stretch of the Vigna radiata var. radiata cultivar VC1973A chromosome 7, Vradiata_ver6, whole genome shotgun sequence genome encodes the following:
- the LOC106767648 gene encoding proline-rich extensin-like protein EPR1, with the protein MASYRCTMFAFMIAISFSTMDITLASPRSLLQQVPPVGVPPVQVPPVGVPPLVPVPPVGVPPTGVPPIGVPPIGVPPIRISPIGVSPIGVSPIGVPPIEVPPIRIPGVSPIGVSPIVVSPIVVSPIQVPPIQIPPVGVPPIGVPPIQIPSTPLPPLPGVPPLRVPPLPLTPLPGVPPLRVPPLPLTPLPGVPPLRVPPSPLTPLPLK; encoded by the coding sequence ATGGCCTCTTACCGGTGCACCATGTTTGCTTTTATGATTGCTATTTCCTTTTCAACCATGGACATCACATTAGCATCACCTCGGTCTCTACTCCAACAAGTTCCACCAGTTGGAGTCCCACCTGTACAAGTCCCACCAGTTGGTGTTCCCCCTCTTGTACCAGTTCCACCAGTTGGTGTTCCACCTACAGGAGTTCCACCCATAGGAGTTCCGCCTATAGGAGTCCCACCGATACGAATTTCACCTATAGGAGTTTCACCCATAGGAGTTTCACCCATAGGAGTTCCGCCTATAGAAGTCCCACCGATACGAATTCCAGGAGTTTCACCCATTGGAGTTTCACCTATAGTAGTTTCACCCATAGTAGTTTCACCCATTCAAGTCCCACCGATACAAATTCCACCTGTAGGAGTTCCACCAATTGGAGTCCCACCTATACAAATTCCATCTACACCACTTCCACCTTTGCCTGGAGTTCCACCTTTAAGAGTCCCTCCTTTACCACTTACACCTTTGCCCGGAGTTCCACCTCTAAGAGTCCCTCCTTTACCACTTACACCTTTGCCTGGAGTTCCACCTCTAAGAGTCCCTCCTTCACCACTTACACCTTTGCCTCTGAAATAG